A genome region from Bombus huntii isolate Logan2020A unplaced genomic scaffold, iyBomHunt1.1 ctg00000130.1, whole genome shotgun sequence includes the following:
- the LOC126877179 gene encoding katanin p60 ATPase-containing subunit A-like 2 isoform X6, producing MNGDLSMQGSMNKIFYNLRKKEESRISERHRNILYLVCDYLEHNGNQWTSWKEKAKPNLKIRHRYIDVSDVLFREARLSPEHRVCDNIDLEIIVAEYENYYKMKFQKYPILCKKITGREMTREVTNASKTVCRSIETKAKSVSKQARSEPVKETNLQQKITDDNTNHINLAMTVTSIFPNESDGRSSEELFNVPMEQSMQSKILKCIEKFYSDNPELRKIAEDISCRRRHFIFVSSQEIIVNKLNVHWDDVIGLEECKTAVKEAVVYPLKYHIFFDGPFSPWKGILLYGPPGTGKTKLAKAVATECHCTFFNITASSLVSKWRGDSEKYIRVSCFVYVLFELAYSHSPTIIFIDEIDWIATNKGDCILSEPAKRFRSELLSRLDGLVSNENSNVVLLATTNSPWGIDAALLRRLEKQIYVSLPNEVARLGIFKLYLSNHLLENTDIVNHIVKCTERYSCADIKLLCKQAWLPEISPIWRRLEKKETPVTTLKYELKSYEILAKLLQKMSPTVMQIDKYDTWNK from the exons ATGAACGGTGATTTATCGATGCAAGGTAGtatgaataagatattttataatctgcgaaaaaag gagGAGAGTCGTATTTCGGAACGTCATCGGAACATATTATACCTTGTATGTGATTATTTGGAACACAATGG aaatcagTGGACATCATGGAAAGAGAAGGCGAaaccaaatttgaaaattcgacatcg GTATATAGACGTTAGCGATGTATTATTCCGGGAAGCTCGTCTATCTCCCGAACATCGGGTTTGCGACAACatcgatttggaaattatcgttgcagagtatgaaaattattacaagatgaaatttcaaaaatatcccatattgtgtaagaaaataactggaagggaaatgacgagggaagtgacaaatgcaagcaaaac TGTTTGTAGAAGTATTGAGACAAAAGCCAAATCTGTTAGTAAACAAGCGAGAAGTGAGCCTGTGAAAGAGACGAATCTACAGCAGAAGATAACTGATGACAATACGAATCATATTAATCTCGCAATGACAGTGACGTCAATATTCCCCAATGAGAGTGATGGACGTTCATCAGAAGAGCTATTTAACGTCCCAATGGAACAATCCATGCaatcgaagatattgaaatgcaTTGAAAAGTTTTATTCAGATAATCCGGAATTACGAAAGATTGCTGAGGACATCTCATGC agaagacgccattttatctttgtatcgTCACAGGAGATCatagtaaacaaattaaatgtacattgggatgacgttataggccTAGAGGAATGTAAAACCGCTGTTAAGGAGGCCGTTGTGTATCCCCTTAAGTATCATATCTTTTTTGATGGCCCGTTTTCCCCCTGGAAAGGTATTTTGCTGTACGGCCCACCTGGTACAG ggaaaacgaagttagcgaaggcagtcgcgacagaatgccattgcaccttttttaacataactgCCAGCTCATTGGTCAGCAAATGGAGAGGCGATTCCGAgaagtatatacgtgtaagttgctttgtctat gttttatttgaacttgcctatagtcattcgcctacaattatttttatcgacgagattgACTGGATCGCCACAAATAAAGGAGACTGTATATTGTCTGAACCTGCAAAGAGATTCAGATCAGAACTTCTTTCTAGATTGGATGGATTAGTGTCTAATGAGAATTCTAATGTAGTTCTTCTGGCTACAACTAATTCCCCTTG gggcattgatgcagctttactcaggcgtctcgaaaagcaaatatacgtatcattacccaatgaagttgctcgacttggtatattcaaattataccttagcaaccacttattagaaaatacagatattgtaaaccacatagtaaaatgtactgaaagatattcttgtgcagatataaaattgctttgtaAGCAAGCGTGGCTACCAGAAATAAGCCCGATATGGAGGagacttgaaaagaaagaaacacctgttaccactttgaaatatgaattaaaaagttatgaaatattagcaaaattgttacaaaaaatgtcacctacagttatgcaaatagataaatatgatacgtggaacaaataa
- the LOC126877179 gene encoding katanin p60 ATPase-containing subunit A-like 2 isoform X9 codes for MNGDLSMQGSMNKIFYNLRKKEESRISERHRNILYLVCDYLEHNGYIDVSDVLFREARLSPEHRVCDNIDLEIIVAEYENYYKMKFQKYPILCKKITGREMTREVTNASKTVCRSIETKAKSVSKQARSEPVKETNLQQKITDDNTNHINLAMTVTSIFPNESDGRSSEELFNVPMEQSMQSKILKCIEKFYSDNPELRKIAEDISCRRRHFIFVSSQEIIVNKLNVHWDDVIGLEECKTAVKEAVVYPLKYHIFFDGPFSPWKGILLYGPPGTGKTKLAKAVATECHCTFFNITASSLVSKWRGDSEKYIRVSCFVYVLFELAYSHSPTIIFIDEIDWIATNKGDCILSEPAKRFRSELLSRLDGLVSNENSNVVLLATTNSPWGIDAALLRRLEKQIYVSLPNEVARLGIFKLYLSNHLLENTDIVNHIVKCTERYSCADIKLLCKQAWLPEISPIWRRLEKKETPVTTLKYELKSYEILAKLLQKMSPTVMQIDKYDTWNK; via the exons ATGAACGGTGATTTATCGATGCAAGGTAGtatgaataagatattttataatctgcgaaaaaag gagGAGAGTCGTATTTCGGAACGTCATCGGAACATATTATACCTTGTATGTGATTATTTGGAACACAATGG GTATATAGACGTTAGCGATGTATTATTCCGGGAAGCTCGTCTATCTCCCGAACATCGGGTTTGCGACAACatcgatttggaaattatcgttgcagagtatgaaaattattacaagatgaaatttcaaaaatatcccatattgtgtaagaaaataactggaagggaaatgacgagggaagtgacaaatgcaagcaaaac TGTTTGTAGAAGTATTGAGACAAAAGCCAAATCTGTTAGTAAACAAGCGAGAAGTGAGCCTGTGAAAGAGACGAATCTACAGCAGAAGATAACTGATGACAATACGAATCATATTAATCTCGCAATGACAGTGACGTCAATATTCCCCAATGAGAGTGATGGACGTTCATCAGAAGAGCTATTTAACGTCCCAATGGAACAATCCATGCaatcgaagatattgaaatgcaTTGAAAAGTTTTATTCAGATAATCCGGAATTACGAAAGATTGCTGAGGACATCTCATGC agaagacgccattttatctttgtatcgTCACAGGAGATCatagtaaacaaattaaatgtacattgggatgacgttataggccTAGAGGAATGTAAAACCGCTGTTAAGGAGGCCGTTGTGTATCCCCTTAAGTATCATATCTTTTTTGATGGCCCGTTTTCCCCCTGGAAAGGTATTTTGCTGTACGGCCCACCTGGTACAG ggaaaacgaagttagcgaaggcagtcgcgacagaatgccattgcaccttttttaacataactgCCAGCTCATTGGTCAGCAAATGGAGAGGCGATTCCGAgaagtatatacgtgtaagttgctttgtctat gttttatttgaacttgcctatagtcattcgcctacaattatttttatcgacgagattgACTGGATCGCCACAAATAAAGGAGACTGTATATTGTCTGAACCTGCAAAGAGATTCAGATCAGAACTTCTTTCTAGATTGGATGGATTAGTGTCTAATGAGAATTCTAATGTAGTTCTTCTGGCTACAACTAATTCCCCTTG gggcattgatgcagctttactcaggcgtctcgaaaagcaaatatacgtatcattacccaatgaagttgctcgacttggtatattcaaattataccttagcaaccacttattagaaaatacagatattgtaaaccacatagtaaaatgtactgaaagatattcttgtgcagatataaaattgctttgtaAGCAAGCGTGGCTACCAGAAATAAGCCCGATATGGAGGagacttgaaaagaaagaaacacctgttaccactttgaaatatgaattaaaaagttatgaaatattagcaaaattgttacaaaaaatgtcacctacagttatgcaaatagataaatatgatacgtggaacaaataa
- the LOC126877179 gene encoding katanin p60 ATPase-containing subunit A-like 2 isoform X8, producing the protein MNFLKYPIWYLIYFEESRISERHRNILYLVCDYLEHNGNQWTSWKEKAKPNLKIRHRYIDVSDVLFREARLSPEHRVCDNIDLEIIVAEYENYYKMKFQKYPILCKKITGREMTREVTNASKTVCRSIETKAKSVSKQARSEPVKETNLQQKITDDNTNHINLAMTVTSIFPNESDGRSSEELFNVPMEQSMQSKILKCIEKFYSDNPELRKIAEDISCRRRHFIFVSSQEIIVNKLNVHWDDVIGLEECKTAVKEAVVYPLKYHIFFDGPFSPWKGILLYGPPGTGKTKLAKAVATECHCTFFNITASSLVSKWRGDSEKYIRVSCFVYVLFELAYSHSPTIIFIDEIDWIATNKGDCILSEPAKRFRSELLSRLDGLVSNENSNVVLLATTNSPWGIDAALLRRLEKQIYVSLPNEVARLGIFKLYLSNHLLENTDIVNHIVKCTERYSCADIKLLCKQAWLPEISPIWRRLEKKETPVTTLKYELKSYEILAKLLQKMSPTVMQIDKYDTWNK; encoded by the exons gagGAGAGTCGTATTTCGGAACGTCATCGGAACATATTATACCTTGTATGTGATTATTTGGAACACAATGG aaatcagTGGACATCATGGAAAGAGAAGGCGAaaccaaatttgaaaattcgacatcg GTATATAGACGTTAGCGATGTATTATTCCGGGAAGCTCGTCTATCTCCCGAACATCGGGTTTGCGACAACatcgatttggaaattatcgttgcagagtatgaaaattattacaagatgaaatttcaaaaatatcccatattgtgtaagaaaataactggaagggaaatgacgagggaagtgacaaatgcaagcaaaac TGTTTGTAGAAGTATTGAGACAAAAGCCAAATCTGTTAGTAAACAAGCGAGAAGTGAGCCTGTGAAAGAGACGAATCTACAGCAGAAGATAACTGATGACAATACGAATCATATTAATCTCGCAATGACAGTGACGTCAATATTCCCCAATGAGAGTGATGGACGTTCATCAGAAGAGCTATTTAACGTCCCAATGGAACAATCCATGCaatcgaagatattgaaatgcaTTGAAAAGTTTTATTCAGATAATCCGGAATTACGAAAGATTGCTGAGGACATCTCATGC agaagacgccattttatctttgtatcgTCACAGGAGATCatagtaaacaaattaaatgtacattgggatgacgttataggccTAGAGGAATGTAAAACCGCTGTTAAGGAGGCCGTTGTGTATCCCCTTAAGTATCATATCTTTTTTGATGGCCCGTTTTCCCCCTGGAAAGGTATTTTGCTGTACGGCCCACCTGGTACAG ggaaaacgaagttagcgaaggcagtcgcgacagaatgccattgcaccttttttaacataactgCCAGCTCATTGGTCAGCAAATGGAGAGGCGATTCCGAgaagtatatacgtgtaagttgctttgtctat gttttatttgaacttgcctatagtcattcgcctacaattatttttatcgacgagattgACTGGATCGCCACAAATAAAGGAGACTGTATATTGTCTGAACCTGCAAAGAGATTCAGATCAGAACTTCTTTCTAGATTGGATGGATTAGTGTCTAATGAGAATTCTAATGTAGTTCTTCTGGCTACAACTAATTCCCCTTG gggcattgatgcagctttactcaggcgtctcgaaaagcaaatatacgtatcattacccaatgaagttgctcgacttggtatattcaaattataccttagcaaccacttattagaaaatacagatattgtaaaccacatagtaaaatgtactgaaagatattcttgtgcagatataaaattgctttgtaAGCAAGCGTGGCTACCAGAAATAAGCCCGATATGGAGGagacttgaaaagaaagaaacacctgttaccactttgaaatatgaattaaaaagttatgaaatattagcaaaattgttacaaaaaatgtcacctacagttatgcaaatagataaatatgatacgtggaacaaataa
- the LOC126877179 gene encoding katanin p60 ATPase-containing subunit A-like 2 isoform X10, with protein MDVSDVLFREARLSPEHRVCDNIDLEIIVAEYENYYKMKFQKYPILCKKITGREMTREVTNASKTVCRSIETKAKSVSKQARSEPVKETNLQQKITDDNTNHINLAMTVTSIFPNESDGRSSEELFNVPMEQSMQSKILKCIEKFYSDNPELRKIAEDISCRRRHFIFVSSQEIIVNKLNVHWDDVIGLEECKTAVKEAVVYPLKYHIFFDGPFSPWKGILLYGPPGTGKTKLAKAVATECHCTFFNITASSLVSKWRGDSEKYIRVSCFVYVLFELAYSHSPTIIFIDEIDWIATNKGDCILSEPAKRFRSELLSRLDGLVSNENSNVVLLATTNSPWGIDAALLRRLEKQIYVSLPNEVARLGIFKLYLSNHLLENTDIVNHIVKCTERYSCADIKLLCKQAWLPEISPIWRRLEKKETPVTTLKYELKSYEILAKLLQKMSPTVMQIDKYDTWNK; from the exons ATGG ACGTTAGCGATGTATTATTCCGGGAAGCTCGTCTATCTCCCGAACATCGGGTTTGCGACAACatcgatttggaaattatcgttgcagagtatgaaaattattacaagatgaaatttcaaaaatatcccatattgtgtaagaaaataactggaagggaaatgacgagggaagtgacaaatgcaagcaaaac TGTTTGTAGAAGTATTGAGACAAAAGCCAAATCTGTTAGTAAACAAGCGAGAAGTGAGCCTGTGAAAGAGACGAATCTACAGCAGAAGATAACTGATGACAATACGAATCATATTAATCTCGCAATGACAGTGACGTCAATATTCCCCAATGAGAGTGATGGACGTTCATCAGAAGAGCTATTTAACGTCCCAATGGAACAATCCATGCaatcgaagatattgaaatgcaTTGAAAAGTTTTATTCAGATAATCCGGAATTACGAAAGATTGCTGAGGACATCTCATGC agaagacgccattttatctttgtatcgTCACAGGAGATCatagtaaacaaattaaatgtacattgggatgacgttataggccTAGAGGAATGTAAAACCGCTGTTAAGGAGGCCGTTGTGTATCCCCTTAAGTATCATATCTTTTTTGATGGCCCGTTTTCCCCCTGGAAAGGTATTTTGCTGTACGGCCCACCTGGTACAG ggaaaacgaagttagcgaaggcagtcgcgacagaatgccattgcaccttttttaacataactgCCAGCTCATTGGTCAGCAAATGGAGAGGCGATTCCGAgaagtatatacgtgtaagttgctttgtctat gttttatttgaacttgcctatagtcattcgcctacaattatttttatcgacgagattgACTGGATCGCCACAAATAAAGGAGACTGTATATTGTCTGAACCTGCAAAGAGATTCAGATCAGAACTTCTTTCTAGATTGGATGGATTAGTGTCTAATGAGAATTCTAATGTAGTTCTTCTGGCTACAACTAATTCCCCTTG gggcattgatgcagctttactcaggcgtctcgaaaagcaaatatacgtatcattacccaatgaagttgctcgacttggtatattcaaattataccttagcaaccacttattagaaaatacagatattgtaaaccacatagtaaaatgtactgaaagatattcttgtgcagatataaaattgctttgtaAGCAAGCGTGGCTACCAGAAATAAGCCCGATATGGAGGagacttgaaaagaaagaaacacctgttaccactttgaaatatgaattaaaaagttatgaaatattagcaaaattgttacaaaaaatgtcacctacagttatgcaaatagataaatatgatacgtggaacaaataa
- the LOC126877179 gene encoding katanin p60 ATPase-containing subunit A-like 2 isoform X11, which yields MKFQKYPILCKKITGREMTREVTNASKTVCRSIETKAKSVSKQARSEPVKETNLQQKITDDNTNHINLAMTVTSIFPNESDGRSSEELFNVPMEQSMQSKILKCIEKFYSDNPELRKIAEDISCRRRHFIFVSSQEIIVNKLNVHWDDVIGLEECKTAVKEAVVYPLKYHIFFDGPFSPWKGILLYGPPGTGKTKLAKAVATECHCTFFNITASSLVSKWRGDSEKYIRVSCFVYVLFELAYSHSPTIIFIDEIDWIATNKGDCILSEPAKRFRSELLSRLDGLVSNENSNVVLLATTNSPWGIDAALLRRLEKQIYVSLPNEVARLGIFKLYLSNHLLENTDIVNHIVKCTERYSCADIKLLCKQAWLPEISPIWRRLEKKETPVTTLKYELKSYEILAKLLQKMSPTVMQIDKYDTWNK from the exons atgaaatttcaaaaatatcccatattgtgtaagaaaataactggaagggaaatgacgagggaagtgacaaatgcaagcaaaac TGTTTGTAGAAGTATTGAGACAAAAGCCAAATCTGTTAGTAAACAAGCGAGAAGTGAGCCTGTGAAAGAGACGAATCTACAGCAGAAGATAACTGATGACAATACGAATCATATTAATCTCGCAATGACAGTGACGTCAATATTCCCCAATGAGAGTGATGGACGTTCATCAGAAGAGCTATTTAACGTCCCAATGGAACAATCCATGCaatcgaagatattgaaatgcaTTGAAAAGTTTTATTCAGATAATCCGGAATTACGAAAGATTGCTGAGGACATCTCATGC agaagacgccattttatctttgtatcgTCACAGGAGATCatagtaaacaaattaaatgtacattgggatgacgttataggccTAGAGGAATGTAAAACCGCTGTTAAGGAGGCCGTTGTGTATCCCCTTAAGTATCATATCTTTTTTGATGGCCCGTTTTCCCCCTGGAAAGGTATTTTGCTGTACGGCCCACCTGGTACAG ggaaaacgaagttagcgaaggcagtcgcgacagaatgccattgcaccttttttaacataactgCCAGCTCATTGGTCAGCAAATGGAGAGGCGATTCCGAgaagtatatacgtgtaagttgctttgtctat gttttatttgaacttgcctatagtcattcgcctacaattatttttatcgacgagattgACTGGATCGCCACAAATAAAGGAGACTGTATATTGTCTGAACCTGCAAAGAGATTCAGATCAGAACTTCTTTCTAGATTGGATGGATTAGTGTCTAATGAGAATTCTAATGTAGTTCTTCTGGCTACAACTAATTCCCCTTG gggcattgatgcagctttactcaggcgtctcgaaaagcaaatatacgtatcattacccaatgaagttgctcgacttggtatattcaaattataccttagcaaccacttattagaaaatacagatattgtaaaccacatagtaaaatgtactgaaagatattcttgtgcagatataaaattgctttgtaAGCAAGCGTGGCTACCAGAAATAAGCCCGATATGGAGGagacttgaaaagaaagaaacacctgttaccactttgaaatatgaattaaaaagttatgaaatattagcaaaattgttacaaaaaatgtcacctacagttatgcaaatagataaatatgatacgtggaacaaataa